A DNA window from Candidatus Neomarinimicrobiota bacterium contains the following coding sequences:
- a CDS encoding histidine kinase: MNLVATLKRIFKKNWVQHFVFWIALVILFALFRTIRNDNIVLAWRTLLFELIPFSGVASAVYINLNILLPRFLSTKRYYIYGFGLFSIALLNAIVVYIIFTVFGPFMGDLGHGPHPNRWMFFPAYMMMQFIFVSISSFFHFIRENNRLTEIALSVTEIESNRLRAELNSLKAQINPHFLFNTLNNIYSYSLFKSEKTPEMILKLSGLMNYIIYECQADQVGLSKEIDFIRNYVELEKMRVEDTLEIKLDIQENPYDFQIAPLLFVPFLENAFKHGVNIQDQQPYIRLQLEVSASGLLHFECENLQDDTELDDPQEKSGGIGLENVRKRLELLYPGACELKIDRGLNKFQVNLKIQLKDS; this comes from the coding sequence ATGAATCTGGTCGCCACATTAAAAAGAATATTCAAAAAAAACTGGGTGCAGCATTTCGTCTTCTGGATTGCTCTGGTCATTTTGTTTGCGCTGTTCAGAACCATCAGAAATGATAATATCGTCCTGGCCTGGCGCACCCTGCTTTTTGAGTTGATCCCCTTCAGTGGGGTAGCCAGCGCAGTATACATTAATCTCAATATTCTGCTCCCCAGATTTCTGAGCACCAAACGTTACTACATCTATGGATTCGGACTGTTCAGTATAGCCTTGTTGAATGCGATCGTTGTATATATCATTTTTACCGTTTTTGGACCATTTATGGGTGACTTGGGACACGGTCCTCACCCCAATCGCTGGATGTTTTTCCCCGCTTATATGATGATGCAGTTTATTTTTGTCAGTATTAGCTCATTCTTTCACTTTATTCGGGAGAATAATAGGTTAACAGAGATTGCACTGTCTGTGACAGAGATCGAGAGTAATCGTCTGCGAGCTGAGTTGAATTCTCTGAAAGCCCAGATCAACCCGCATTTTTTGTTTAACACCCTCAATAATATCTACTCCTACAGCCTATTCAAATCTGAGAAAACACCTGAGATGATCCTCAAACTTTCCGGTCTGATGAATTATATCATCTATGAATGTCAGGCGGATCAAGTTGGGCTGAGCAAGGAGATCGATTTTATCCGTAATTATGTGGAGCTGGAGAAGATGAGGGTCGAGGATACACTGGAGATCAAACTGGATATTCAGGAAAATCCCTACGATTTTCAGATTGCTCCGCTCTTGTTTGTTCCCTTCCTGGAAAACGCGTTTAAGCATGGTGTCAATATCCAGGATCAGCAACCCTATATTCGGCTTCAACTGGAGGTAAGCGCATCCGGTCTCCTCCATTTTGAATGTGAAAATCTGCAGGATGATACTGAACTTGATGATCCTCAGGAGAAAAGTGGTGGGATCGGGCTGGAAAATGTTCGAAAACGACTGGAACTTCTCTATCCAGGTGCCTGTGAACTTAAGATTGACCGCGGACTCAATAAATTTCAGGTAAATTTAAAGATTCAACTAAAGGATAGTTAG
- a CDS encoding response regulator transcription factor, whose amino-acid sequence MMDKPKKLIRCLIIDDEAPARRVVAKYLSDLSGYEVSAECKNAFEALEALKEFEPELIFLDINMPKLSGLKMLESLKNPPLVIITTAYREYAVEGFELDVVDYLHKPFSLPRFIQALNKVQDRLSQQSTTGDSDPEKNDPGFIFLKHEGEMIRIDVQNIEYVEAVGDYVQVVASSNKYLTYQSMKKTMALLGERHFYRVHKSFIVNLGKVNSISGNMIFLRKRSIPIGGNYRAGFMKIIKSHMA is encoded by the coding sequence ATGATGGACAAGCCCAAAAAGTTAATTCGCTGTCTGATCATTGATGATGAGGCTCCTGCCAGACGGGTTGTAGCTAAATACCTGTCTGACCTTTCCGGATATGAGGTTTCCGCTGAATGCAAAAATGCCTTCGAAGCTCTGGAAGCCCTTAAAGAATTTGAACCGGAGTTGATCTTCCTGGATATCAATATGCCCAAATTAAGCGGACTGAAAATGCTGGAGTCTCTGAAAAATCCACCGCTGGTAATCATCACAACCGCCTATCGAGAGTATGCAGTGGAGGGTTTTGAATTGGATGTTGTGGACTATCTGCACAAGCCATTTTCACTACCCCGTTTTATCCAGGCTCTCAATAAGGTGCAGGATCGTCTTAGCCAGCAATCCACTACAGGTGATTCAGATCCGGAGAAAAATGATCCGGGTTTTATTTTTCTGAAACATGAAGGTGAAATGATTCGCATCGATGTGCAGAATATTGAGTATGTGGAGGCAGTGGGAGATTATGTCCAGGTTGTTGCCTCTTCAAACAAGTATCTGACCTACCAATCCATGAAAAAGACCATGGCTCTTCTTGGTGAGCGCCACTTTTACAGAGTCCACAAATCATTTATTGTTAATCTTGGTAAAGTTAATTCCATCAGTGGCAATATGATATTCCTGAGAAAAAGATCCATTCCAATAGGCGGAAATTATCGTGCAGGATTCATGAAGATCATCAAATCACACATGGCTTAG